From Aquabacter sp. L1I39, the proteins below share one genomic window:
- a CDS encoding Pls/PosA family non-ribosomal peptide synthetase, which produces MMDAVTSTVRPGVLIGHKDASLLRDELLPEIFADTVARSPDQTAIIFGAERVTYAELDARANRVAHALRARGAGPGQFVGIWMSRSLDLHVALLGILKSGAAYIPFDMDAPPDRIAECLEDCAARIVIIDAVTAGKLNRDLPAAPAPLQDLLAESKDSSPLDLRADGVTRNDPAYAIYTSGSTGKPKGIVIEHRNICHYLRSANLVYGMTEADVSFQGASIAFDLSLEEIFIPYLVGATLWVASSRVLGEVEKLPALMAEAKVSVLDTVPTLLAMMPQDVPSLRIIILGGEACPPSVKQRWCKPGRKVFNSYGPTEATVVATVDEVTVDGPVTIGGPIPNYTCYVVDEQLQLVGPGIEGELLIGGPGVARGYLKRPELSAEKFIANPFGGDGSDPVLYRSGDAVSLTEDGRLLFHGRIDDQVKLRGFRLELGEIEARMSGLAGVAQSTVVLRRDDGIDRLVAFVVPEAGVPLDRAALRAALKETLPPYMVPSHFEEMAVLPRLTSGKADRKALKAAPLSAPAEAEQQEEPETETEAALLAAAKPLFPGQSIGFDADFFADLGGHSLLAATFLAAVRDNPALPAITLEDLYSLRTLRAIAARLDERALANPRRVLDLSFEPPPLMRRILCGLAQACCVPLLLFALTGPWLTIFVMYALIMSDDAIHWYEVLELMGVYALVTLGIALVGVVGKRLVLWRATPGRYPLWGFYFFRWWLSRQLVEFSHLGLMQGSPLAAATMRLLGAKIGKRVTISGLHAGAIDLLEIGDDVTLGAKISIGNAEVIGNELVIGSVVIGKDAYIGTSCALAHDTVVEEGAELADLTALLPGTRVPAFEHWDGSPGRKIGRVDPSTWPAPAPEPTPGMQKLMNTYYGLMVLFMPAISLLPIFPAFYVFEHYDDQLKAILGFEWYLPLITWPTAMLLMLGTVVLVTAIRWIVLPSAPAGTFSIHSAFYVRKWTVALAAEVMLESLSSLFSTIYMRSWYRLMGAKIGKDTEIATNFAGRYDTIEIGEKCFVADEVTLGDEDVRRGWMTLKTVRTGDRVFIGNDSVLPPGADIPEGALIGIKSKPPTGERMLPGETRFGSPPIRLPVRQRFDNADVSHTFRPPLWRRVLRAVFELFSASMPTMMFITLGTLAADYVLFPALEDAEEWAEFLPIFFATCIACSFILAGVVLAVKWAVMGTYRPGNHGLWSWWALRTEAMTTLYWGTAGKILLDAFRGTPMLPWALRLFGAKIGKGVFMDTTDITEFDCVTIGDYAAVNATSNIQTHLFEDRVMKIGKVAIGKGASIGALATVLYDTRVGDYAELGVLTIVMKGEAIPANTRWAGAPAQPLG; this is translated from the coding sequence ATGATGGATGCAGTCACGAGCACCGTTCGACCGGGCGTGCTGATCGGGCACAAGGACGCCTCCCTCCTGCGGGACGAGTTGCTCCCCGAAATCTTCGCCGACACCGTCGCCCGATCGCCGGACCAGACCGCCATCATCTTTGGTGCCGAGCGCGTCACATATGCGGAGCTGGATGCGCGGGCGAACCGGGTGGCCCATGCGCTGCGGGCGCGGGGGGCGGGGCCGGGGCAGTTCGTGGGCATCTGGATGTCCCGCTCGCTGGACCTGCATGTGGCGCTGCTCGGCATCCTCAAGAGCGGCGCCGCCTATATCCCCTTCGACATGGACGCCCCGCCGGACCGCATCGCCGAGTGCCTGGAGGATTGCGCCGCCCGCATCGTCATCATCGACGCGGTGACCGCCGGCAAGCTCAACCGCGACCTGCCCGCCGCTCCCGCCCCGCTCCAGGACCTGCTGGCGGAGAGCAAGGATTCCAGTCCCCTGGACCTGCGCGCCGATGGGGTGACGCGGAACGACCCGGCCTATGCCATCTACACGTCCGGCTCCACGGGCAAGCCCAAGGGCATCGTCATCGAGCACCGGAACATCTGCCATTACCTGCGCTCGGCGAACCTGGTCTATGGAATGACCGAGGCCGACGTGTCCTTCCAGGGCGCCTCCATCGCCTTCGACCTGTCGCTGGAAGAGATCTTCATTCCGTATCTGGTGGGCGCCACCCTCTGGGTGGCCTCCTCCCGCGTGCTGGGCGAGGTGGAGAAGCTGCCCGCGCTGATGGCCGAGGCGAAGGTCTCCGTGCTCGACACGGTGCCCACCTTGCTCGCCATGATGCCCCAGGACGTGCCCTCGCTGCGCATCATCATCCTCGGCGGCGAGGCCTGCCCGCCCTCGGTGAAGCAGCGCTGGTGCAAGCCCGGCCGCAAGGTGTTCAACTCCTACGGCCCCACCGAGGCCACCGTGGTGGCGACCGTGGACGAGGTGACGGTGGACGGGCCGGTCACCATTGGCGGGCCGATCCCCAATTACACCTGCTATGTGGTGGACGAGCAGCTCCAACTGGTCGGGCCGGGCATCGAGGGCGAGCTGCTCATCGGCGGCCCCGGCGTGGCGCGTGGCTATCTGAAGCGGCCGGAACTCTCCGCCGAAAAGTTCATCGCCAATCCCTTCGGCGGCGATGGCTCCGACCCGGTGCTCTATCGCTCCGGCGACGCGGTGAGCCTCACCGAAGATGGGCGCCTCCTGTTCCACGGCCGCATCGACGACCAAGTGAAGCTGCGCGGCTTCCGCCTGGAGCTGGGCGAGATCGAGGCCCGCATGTCCGGCTTGGCCGGCGTGGCGCAATCCACCGTCGTGCTGCGGCGGGATGACGGCATCGACCGACTGGTGGCCTTCGTGGTGCCGGAAGCCGGCGTGCCGCTCGACCGGGCGGCGCTCCGGGCGGCGCTGAAGGAGACGCTGCCGCCTTACATGGTGCCGTCCCATTTCGAGGAAATGGCTGTCCTGCCGCGCCTGACCTCCGGCAAGGCGGACCGCAAGGCGCTGAAAGCCGCCCCGCTCTCCGCCCCGGCCGAGGCCGAGCAGCAGGAGGAGCCGGAGACCGAGACCGAAGCCGCCCTGCTCGCCGCCGCCAAGCCTCTTTTCCCCGGCCAGTCCATCGGATTTGACGCGGACTTCTTCGCCGATCTCGGCGGCCACTCGCTGCTGGCTGCCACCTTCCTCGCCGCCGTGCGCGACAATCCCGCCTTGCCCGCCATCACGCTGGAAGACCTCTACAGCCTGCGCACCCTGCGGGCGATCGCGGCGCGTCTTGACGAGCGGGCCCTGGCCAATCCCCGCCGCGTCCTGGATCTCAGCTTCGAGCCGCCGCCTTTGATGCGCCGCATCCTGTGCGGCCTTGCCCAGGCCTGCTGCGTCCCGCTCCTCTTGTTCGCGCTCACCGGGCCGTGGCTCACCATCTTCGTCATGTATGCGCTCATCATGAGCGACGATGCGATCCACTGGTACGAGGTGCTGGAGCTGATGGGCGTCTATGCGCTGGTCACGCTGGGCATCGCGCTGGTGGGCGTGGTGGGCAAGCGCCTCGTTCTGTGGCGGGCAACGCCGGGGCGCTATCCGCTGTGGGGCTTTTATTTCTTCCGCTGGTGGCTGTCGCGCCAATTGGTTGAATTCAGCCATCTGGGGCTCATGCAGGGCTCGCCGCTCGCCGCCGCCACCATGCGCCTGCTGGGCGCCAAGATCGGCAAGCGCGTCACCATTTCCGGCCTCCATGCGGGCGCCATCGACCTGCTGGAGATCGGCGACGACGTGACCTTGGGCGCCAAGATCTCCATCGGCAATGCGGAGGTGATCGGCAACGAATTGGTCATCGGCAGCGTGGTGATCGGCAAGGATGCCTATATCGGCACCTCCTGCGCGCTCGCCCATGACACGGTGGTGGAGGAAGGCGCCGAGCTTGCCGACCTCACCGCCCTCCTGCCCGGCACCCGCGTCCCGGCCTTCGAGCATTGGGACGGTTCGCCCGGCCGCAAGATCGGCAGGGTGGACCCCTCCACCTGGCCAGCGCCCGCCCCTGAGCCGACGCCCGGCATGCAGAAGCTCATGAACACCTATTACGGCCTCATGGTCCTGTTCATGCCGGCCATCAGCCTGCTGCCCATTTTCCCGGCCTTCTATGTGTTCGAGCATTATGACGACCAGCTCAAAGCCATACTGGGCTTCGAGTGGTATCTGCCGCTGATCACCTGGCCGACTGCCATGCTGCTGATGCTCGGCACCGTGGTGCTGGTGACGGCCATCCGCTGGATCGTCCTGCCCTCTGCGCCGGCGGGCACCTTCTCCATCCATTCCGCCTTCTATGTGCGCAAATGGACGGTGGCGCTGGCGGCCGAGGTGATGCTGGAGAGCCTCTCCTCCCTCTTCTCCACCATCTATATGCGCAGCTGGTATCGCCTGATGGGCGCCAAGATCGGCAAGGACACGGAAATCGCCACCAATTTCGCCGGCCGCTACGACACCATCGAGATCGGCGAGAAGTGCTTCGTGGCCGACGAGGTGACGTTGGGCGACGAGGATGTGCGGCGCGGCTGGATGACGCTGAAGACCGTGCGTACCGGTGACCGGGTCTTCATCGGCAACGATTCCGTCCTCCCCCCGGGTGCCGACATTCCCGAGGGTGCGCTCATCGGCATCAAGTCCAAGCCCCCCACCGGCGAGCGCATGCTGCCGGGCGAGACGCGCTTCGGCAGCCCGCCCATTCGCCTGCCCGTGCGCCAGCGCTTCGACAATGCGGATGTCAGCCACACCTTCCGCCCGCCGCTCTGGCGGCGGGTGCTGCGGGCGGTGTTCGAATTGTTCAGCGCCTCCATGCCCACCATGATGTTCATCACGCTGGGCACGCTGGCGGCGGACTATGTGCTGTTCCCGGCGCTGGAGGATGCGGAGGAATGGGCCGAGTTCCTGCCCATCTTCTTTGCCACCTGCATCGCCTGCTCCTTCATCCTGGCTGGCGTGGTGCTGGCGGTGAAATGGGCGGTCATGGGCACCTACCGGCCGGGCAATCACGGCCTGTGGTCCTGGTGGGCGCTGCGCACCGAGGCCATGACGACGCTTTACTGGGGCACCGCCGGCAAGATCCTGCTGGATGCCTTCCGTGGCACGCCCATGCTGCCCTGGGCGCTGCGCCTGTTCGGCGCCAAGATCGGCAAGGGGGTGTTCATGGACACCACCGACATCACCGAGTTCGACTGCGTCACCATCGGCGACTATGCCGCCGTCAACGCCACCTCCAACATCCAGACCCATCTGTTCGAGGACCGGGTGATGAAGATCGGCAAGGTGGCCATCGGCAAGGGCGCCTCCATCGGCGCCCTCGCCACGGTGCTTTACGACACCCGCGTGGGCGACTATGCGGAACTGGGCGTGCTGACCATCGTCATGAAAGGCGAGGCCATTCCCGCCAACACCCGCTGGGCCGGCGCTCCGGCCCAGCCGCTCGGCTGA
- a CDS encoding SMP-30/gluconolactonase/LRE family protein has translation MAAPNPLDGFTVEPAGLSYVGEGLQRPECILAERDGSLWSADARGGVVHIRPDGTQRLVTQTEATDFSAATDEETRFVSGTLPNGLAFARNGDILISNFGTDRLEIMTRDGASRVLADSIDGAPIGKVNFVLRDSRDRIWLTISTRIKNWMRAMSPNVADGYIALYDQGRLRIVADGFRFTNEIRLDAKEEWLYVAETCGRHVTRLRVQPDGSLTDREVFGPSDHGAFIDGIAFDAHGNLWGTHVMTDRIFALTPEGDLRILLDDDKDSAAGRTLMDAFAADAATPELMLACGGTIAPWFASITFGGPDLRTVYVGSLRGTRIPAFRSPVAGLPMAHW, from the coding sequence ATGGCCGCGCCCAACCCCCTCGACGGCTTCACGGTGGAACCGGCGGGCCTCTCCTATGTGGGGGAGGGCCTCCAGCGGCCGGAATGCATCCTGGCCGAGCGCGACGGCTCGCTGTGGAGCGCGGATGCGCGCGGCGGGGTGGTTCATATCCGCCCCGACGGCACCCAGCGCCTGGTGACCCAGACCGAGGCGACGGATTTTTCCGCCGCCACCGACGAGGAGACGCGCTTTGTCTCCGGCACCTTGCCCAACGGCCTCGCCTTCGCCCGCAATGGCGACATCCTGATCTCCAATTTCGGCACCGACCGGCTGGAGATCATGACCCGCGACGGGGCGAGCCGGGTGCTCGCCGACAGCATCGATGGCGCGCCCATCGGCAAGGTGAACTTCGTGCTGCGCGACAGCCGCGACCGCATCTGGCTGACCATCTCCACCCGCATCAAGAACTGGATGCGGGCCATGAGCCCCAATGTGGCGGACGGCTATATCGCCCTCTACGACCAGGGCCGGCTGCGCATCGTCGCCGACGGGTTTCGCTTCACCAACGAGATCCGGCTCGATGCCAAGGAGGAATGGCTCTATGTGGCCGAGACCTGCGGGCGCCACGTCACGCGCCTGCGCGTCCAGCCCGATGGCAGCCTGACTGACCGCGAAGTCTTCGGCCCGTCCGACCATGGCGCCTTCATCGACGGCATCGCCTTCGATGCCCACGGCAATCTGTGGGGCACCCATGTGATGACGGACCGCATCTTCGCGCTCACCCCCGAGGGCGACCTGCGCATCCTGCTGGATGACGACAAGGACAGCGCGGCCGGGCGCACGCTCATGGACGCCTTCGCGGCGGATGCGGCGACGCCCGAATTGATGCTCGCCTGTGGCGGCACCATCGCCCCCTGGTTCGCCAGCATCACCTTTGGCGGGCCGGACCTGCGCACCGTCTATGTGGGCAGCCTCCGGGGCACCCGCATTCCCGCCTTCCGTTCGCCGGTGGCGGGCCTGCCCATGGCCCATTGGTGA
- a CDS encoding ABC transporter substrate-binding protein, with protein MLKTFRTAALSGCALALAGLAAGPALAENSNGTVKIGVLTDMSGVYSDITGKGSLIAAQMAIDDCLKAECKGMKIEMISADHQNKADIASATARKWIDEENVDVLADMSNASIQLAIAPLVKEKNRVALFPGGTARLTGDACQPGHVVQWMWDTYVQVAGIANRLTQPGTSWYLVTADYALGHQLEADTKTVVSAKGGKFLGSVRHPFPAVDLSSPLLTAQGSGADIIALANAGNDTVSGIKTAREFGIMGSKQKLVAFFLTALDVKSVGLPTAQGTLLSEGFYWDLDDGTRAFSERFKAQNGKIPSAIHAGVYSSILHYLKAVAAAKTDDAETVVAKMQELPIKDDVVRNAKLREDGRMVHDFYVFQVKSPAASKGEWDLYDLVATLPGDEAFRPLSQSACPAVIAKRDGTAKAK; from the coding sequence ATGTTGAAGACATTCCGCACCGCCGCCTTGTCCGGCTGCGCCCTGGCGCTCGCCGGCCTCGCCGCCGGCCCCGCGCTCGCCGAGAATTCCAATGGCACGGTGAAGATCGGCGTGCTCACCGACATGTCGGGGGTCTATTCGGACATCACCGGCAAGGGCTCGCTGATCGCCGCCCAGATGGCCATCGACGACTGCCTGAAGGCCGAGTGCAAGGGCATGAAGATCGAGATGATCTCGGCCGACCACCAGAACAAGGCCGACATCGCCTCCGCCACGGCGCGCAAATGGATCGACGAGGAAAATGTCGACGTGCTCGCCGACATGTCCAACGCCTCCATTCAGCTCGCCATCGCGCCGCTGGTGAAGGAGAAGAACCGCGTCGCCCTGTTCCCCGGCGGCACGGCGCGCCTCACGGGCGATGCCTGCCAGCCCGGCCATGTGGTGCAGTGGATGTGGGACACCTATGTGCAGGTGGCCGGCATCGCCAACCGCCTGACCCAGCCGGGCACCTCCTGGTACCTGGTGACGGCGGACTATGCGCTCGGCCATCAGCTGGAGGCCGACACCAAGACCGTGGTCAGCGCCAAGGGCGGCAAGTTCCTCGGCTCCGTGCGCCACCCCTTTCCGGCGGTGGACCTGTCCTCGCCGCTGCTCACCGCGCAGGGCTCGGGCGCCGACATCATCGCGCTCGCCAATGCCGGCAACGACACCGTCTCGGGCATCAAGACGGCGCGCGAGTTCGGCATCATGGGCTCCAAGCAGAAGCTGGTGGCCTTCTTCCTCACCGCCCTCGACGTGAAGAGCGTCGGCCTGCCCACCGCCCAGGGCACGCTGCTGTCCGAAGGCTTCTACTGGGACCTGGACGACGGCACCCGCGCCTTCTCCGAGCGCTTCAAGGCGCAGAATGGCAAGATCCCGTCCGCCATCCATGCGGGCGTCTATTCCTCCATCCTGCACTATCTGAAGGCGGTGGCGGCGGCCAAGACCGACGATGCCGAGACCGTGGTGGCCAAGATGCAGGAACTGCCCATCAAGGACGACGTGGTGCGCAATGCCAAGCTGCGCGAGGATGGCCGCATGGTGCACGATTTCTATGTGTTCCAGGTGAAGTCGCCGGCCGCCTCCAAGGGCGAGTGGGACCTCTATGACCTGGTGGCGACGCTGCCCGGCGACGAGGCCTTCCGCCCGCTCTCCCAGAGCGCCTGCCCGGCGGTTATCGCCAAGCGCGATGGGACGGCCAAGGCCAAGTAG
- a CDS encoding formylglycine-generating enzyme family protein yields MVWLEGGTFRMGSNDHYPEEAPVHEVAVDGFWIDRFPVTNGDFSRFVASTGRVTLAEQIPDARHYPDADPDLLVPGSLVFTPPATCPTLGDWTQWWRFVEGANWRHPAGPGSDLSGLEHHPVVHVAHADALAYARWAGKDLPTEGEWEYAARGGLDGAPYAWGEDLAPGGIHRANTWQGRFPVENLALDGFIGTSPVDAFPPNGFGLHDMIGNVWEWTADWYRNHHVPSCCLPRNPRGGTEAGSRDPADPGLPMPRKVIKGGSHLCAPSYCSRYRPAARQGQTIDSATGHIGFRCVRRVTTQDRP; encoded by the coding sequence ATGGTGTGGCTGGAGGGCGGCACCTTCAGGATGGGGTCCAACGACCATTATCCCGAGGAAGCCCCCGTCCATGAGGTGGCCGTGGACGGCTTTTGGATCGACCGCTTCCCAGTGACCAATGGGGACTTCTCCCGCTTCGTCGCCTCCACTGGCCGCGTCACGCTGGCGGAGCAGATCCCCGACGCGCGGCACTATCCCGACGCGGATCCCGACCTCCTGGTGCCCGGCTCGCTCGTCTTCACGCCCCCCGCCACCTGCCCCACCCTCGGCGATTGGACGCAATGGTGGCGGTTCGTGGAAGGGGCGAACTGGCGCCATCCCGCCGGCCCCGGCAGCGATCTTTCTGGCCTGGAACACCATCCCGTGGTCCATGTGGCCCATGCGGATGCGCTGGCCTATGCCCGCTGGGCCGGCAAGGACCTGCCCACCGAGGGAGAGTGGGAATATGCCGCGCGCGGCGGGCTCGACGGCGCCCCCTATGCCTGGGGCGAGGACCTGGCGCCGGGCGGCATCCACCGCGCCAATACCTGGCAGGGCCGCTTCCCGGTGGAGAACCTGGCCCTGGACGGCTTCATCGGCACCTCGCCGGTGGATGCCTTCCCGCCCAACGGCTTCGGCCTTCACGACATGATCGGCAATGTGTGGGAATGGACCGCCGACTGGTACCGCAACCACCATGTGCCCTCCTGCTGCCTGCCCCGAAATCCCCGTGGCGGGACCGAGGCCGGCAGCCGTGACCCGGCCGATCCCGGCCTTCCCATGCCGCGCAAGGTGATCAAGGGCGGCTCGCACCTGTGCGCGCCCAGCTATTGCTCCCGCTACCGGCCCGCCGCCCGGCAGGGCCAGACCATCGATTCCGCGACCGGACATATCGGCTTCCGCTGCGTCCGGCGCGTCACCACCCAGGACAGACCATGA
- a CDS encoding arylsulfatase B — MTDTAHPATDTRPSGPSRRDVLAGSAGFMAAVAGLSALAAPARAQSGGAGAPRPHILYILADDLGFADVGFQGSDIKTPNIDKLAATGAKLGQFYTQPMCTPTRAALLTGRYPMRYGLQTGVIPSGASYGLATDEFLLPQALKSVGYSTALVGKWHLGHGKRDYWPRQRGFDYFYGALVGEIDHFKHDAHGVVDWYRDNTVVHEEGYDTELFGADAVRLIGGHDPKTPLFLYLAFTAPHTPFQAPQAYLDRYADIKDPSRRAYAAMITAMDDQIGKVVEALEKRGMRENTLIVFHSDNGGTRNKMFVGEGAVAGELPASNAPLRDGKGSLYEGGTRVAAVANWPGRIAPGTLDGVMHVVDMLPTLAKLAGASLSLSKPLDGMDVWTSLASGKGSPRPGVVYNVEPTQGAVREGAWKLYWHAVLPPKVELFNLDQDPGEKTDLSAKHPDKVAALQDHVVALARTMAPPLFYQAALSATLSDAPSTPTDALYDLGLKDD, encoded by the coding sequence ATGACCGACACCGCGCACCCCGCGACAGATACCCGCCCCTCCGGCCCCAGCCGTCGCGACGTCCTCGCCGGCTCGGCGGGCTTCATGGCGGCGGTCGCCGGCCTTTCCGCCCTCGCCGCCCCCGCGCGCGCCCAGTCGGGCGGCGCCGGCGCGCCGCGTCCGCACATCCTTTACATCCTGGCCGACGACCTCGGCTTTGCCGACGTGGGCTTCCAGGGCTCGGACATCAAGACGCCGAACATCGACAAGCTGGCGGCCACCGGCGCCAAGCTCGGCCAGTTCTACACCCAGCCCATGTGCACCCCCACCCGCGCGGCGCTGCTGACCGGGCGGTATCCGATGCGCTACGGGCTCCAGACCGGCGTCATCCCTTCCGGGGCCAGCTACGGCCTGGCCACCGACGAATTCCTGCTGCCCCAGGCGCTCAAAAGCGTCGGCTATTCCACCGCCCTGGTGGGCAAGTGGCATCTGGGCCATGGCAAGCGGGACTACTGGCCGCGCCAGCGGGGCTTCGATTATTTCTATGGCGCCCTGGTGGGGGAGATCGACCACTTCAAGCACGATGCCCATGGGGTGGTGGATTGGTATCGCGACAACACCGTGGTCCATGAAGAGGGCTACGATACCGAGCTGTTCGGCGCCGATGCGGTGCGGCTGATCGGTGGCCACGACCCCAAGACCCCGCTCTTCCTCTATCTGGCTTTCACCGCCCCCCACACCCCGTTCCAGGCGCCCCAGGCCTATCTCGACCGCTATGCGGACATCAAGGATCCGTCCCGGCGTGCCTACGCGGCCATGATCACCGCCATGGACGACCAGATCGGCAAGGTGGTGGAGGCTTTGGAAAAGCGCGGCATGCGCGAGAACACGCTCATCGTGTTCCACTCCGACAATGGCGGCACCCGCAACAAGATGTTCGTGGGCGAGGGGGCGGTGGCCGGAGAACTGCCCGCCAGCAATGCCCCCCTGCGCGACGGCAAGGGCTCGCTCTATGAGGGCGGCACGCGGGTGGCGGCGGTGGCCAACTGGCCCGGCCGCATCGCGCCCGGTACCCTGGACGGCGTGATGCATGTGGTGGACATGCTGCCCACCCTCGCCAAGCTCGCCGGCGCCAGCCTTTCCCTTTCCAAGCCGCTCGACGGCATGGATGTGTGGACCTCGCTGGCCAGCGGCAAGGGCTCGCCCCGCCCGGGCGTTGTCTACAATGTGGAGCCCACCCAGGGCGCCGTGCGCGAGGGCGCCTGGAAGCTCTATTGGCACGCGGTGCTTCCGCCCAAGGTGGAGCTGTTCAACCTGGACCAGGACCCCGGCGAGAAGACCGATTTGTCGGCGAAGCATCCCGACAAGGTGGCCGCCCTCCAGGACCATGTGGTGGCGCTCGCGCGCACCATGGCCCCGCCGCTCTTCTACCAGGCGGCCCTCAGCGCCACCCTCTCCGATGCGCCGTCCACCCCGACGGACGCGCTCTATGACCTCGGCCTGAAGGACGATTGA
- a CDS encoding helix-turn-helix transcriptional regulator, producing MGDRHPVSLAIVHMLPDLSAQHGFALGPALSRAGIPDVQDIHAGAVVARAQMCTLLQAAARQAGAPLFGFALAGAARPDALGLMGRALFSGRTPRESLSAHARSMPAIQSGVKLSVERVGDRAIWRHHMEDSDLGHASVLNDGVAGFMTGVFRALLGADAALEIGLPHRPQVAPHRYEDALQAPVTFSGGTLSFTFDAALLDRPSALPGPLRDLPLPPERRLDASDHVPGDERLLQCLPLIFESAALAGTLSLADAARTLGFSPRSLQRRLEALGLTFEYLVDEWRRGEAQRYLSQTGLPVASIAHALGYSHPAHFIRAFRRWERATPLAYRRNAGRACA from the coding sequence ATGGGGGATCGGCATCCGGTCAGCCTCGCCATCGTTCACATGCTGCCGGATCTGTCCGCGCAGCACGGCTTCGCTCTCGGGCCAGCGCTCTCCCGCGCCGGCATCCCCGATGTGCAGGACATCCATGCGGGCGCCGTGGTGGCGCGGGCTCAGATGTGCACTTTGCTGCAAGCGGCGGCCCGTCAGGCGGGTGCGCCCCTGTTCGGCTTCGCGCTCGCCGGCGCAGCGCGGCCCGACGCGCTGGGCCTGATGGGCCGGGCCCTGTTTTCCGGCCGCACGCCGCGCGAGAGCCTTTCCGCCCATGCCCGTTCCATGCCCGCCATCCAGAGCGGGGTGAAGCTGAGCGTGGAGCGGGTGGGTGACCGCGCCATCTGGCGCCATCACATGGAAGACAGTGACCTTGGCCATGCCAGCGTGCTCAATGACGGCGTTGCCGGTTTCATGACGGGAGTGTTTCGCGCGCTGCTCGGCGCGGATGCCGCGCTTGAGATCGGCCTGCCCCACCGCCCGCAGGTGGCGCCCCACCGTTATGAGGACGCGCTCCAGGCTCCAGTGACCTTCTCGGGCGGAACGCTCTCCTTCACCTTCGACGCCGCACTCCTTGACCGGCCGTCCGCCCTTCCCGGCCCCTTGAGAGACCTCCCGCTTCCGCCTGAGCGCCGGCTGGACGCCTCGGACCATGTGCCGGGGGATGAGCGCCTCCTCCAATGCCTGCCGCTCATCTTCGAGAGCGCGGCCCTGGCGGGCACGCTCTCCCTGGCGGATGCGGCCCGGACACTGGGATTTTCACCCCGCAGCCTCCAACGGCGCCTCGAAGCGCTCGGCCTGACGTTCGAGTATCTGGTGGATGAGTGGCGCAGGGGCGAGGCGCAGCGTTATTTGTCCCAAACCGGCTTGCCGGTGGCCAGCATTGCCCATGCGCTTGGCTATTCCCACCCGGCCCACTTCATCCGCGCCTTCCGGCGCTGGGAACGCGCGACGCCTCTTGCCTATCGGCGGAACGCCGGCCGAGCCTGTGCCTGA